In Ruania zhangjianzhongii, the following proteins share a genomic window:
- a CDS encoding MurR/RpiR family transcriptional regulator yields MSIQSRIQATLATFPPSIGRVAQEVLADPQRVLDGTITDLARRCQTSETTVVRFCRALGLNGFVQLRVQLATEIGRDGAHRSTKGNYVADISASSTLEELVDSIRYTESLCIEETIESLDLGELGRVVDAIEGASRISLYGVSGSGWSAADLHRKLFRIGRTAYSFSDGHDALTSIALMGPGDVAVGFSHRGSTAEVVTFLAAARERGVTTVAVTNVGSSPVARTADLVLQTTVREATFRSGAMASRTAQLLVVDCIFVAVAQRRMAETADALRGTYDAVHQRTE; encoded by the coding sequence ATGAGCATCCAGTCCCGGATCCAGGCGACGCTGGCGACCTTTCCGCCGTCGATCGGCAGAGTGGCCCAGGAGGTGCTCGCCGATCCGCAGCGGGTACTGGATGGCACCATCACCGACCTGGCCCGCCGCTGCCAGACCTCGGAGACCACTGTGGTCCGGTTCTGCCGCGCGCTCGGCCTGAACGGGTTCGTGCAGCTGAGGGTGCAGCTGGCCACCGAGATCGGGCGGGACGGGGCGCACCGGTCGACGAAGGGGAACTACGTCGCCGACATCTCCGCCTCCTCCACCCTGGAGGAGCTCGTGGACAGCATCCGCTACACCGAGAGCCTGTGCATCGAGGAGACCATCGAGAGCCTGGACCTCGGCGAGCTCGGCCGGGTGGTGGACGCGATCGAGGGCGCCTCCCGGATCTCGCTGTACGGGGTGAGTGGCTCCGGGTGGAGCGCCGCCGACCTGCACCGCAAGTTGTTCCGGATCGGTCGCACCGCCTACAGCTTCTCCGACGGGCACGACGCGCTCACCTCGATCGCCCTGATGGGACCGGGAGACGTGGCCGTGGGCTTCTCCCACCGGGGCAGCACCGCCGAGGTGGTCACGTTCCTGGCTGCCGCCCGGGAACGAGGCGTGACCACCGTGGCGGTGACCAACGTCGGTTCCTCGCCGGTGGCCAGGACCGCCGATCTGGTCCTGCAGACCACAGTCCGGGAGGCCACCTTCCGGTCCGGGGCGATGGCCTCGCGCACCGCCCAGCTGCTCGTGGTGGACTGCATCTTCGTCGCCGTTGCGCAACGCCGGATGGCCGAGACCGCGGACGCCCTGCGCGGCACCTACGACGCCGTGCACCAGCGGACAGAGTGA
- a CDS encoding diaminopimelate dehydrogenase, whose product MSETIRIGIAGYGNLGRGVEAALAQNPDMSLVGVFTRRDPATVRAQRSQTQVFAWDTLSSRTEDIDVLILCGGSKEDLPVQGPELAGSFNTVDSYDTHAQIPEYFAAVDARAQAAGTTALISTGWDPGLFSLNRMFGEAILPAGQTYTFWGRGVSQGHSDALRRVPGVAAGVQYTLPAAEAVDAVRRGENPDLPTREAHTRECFVVLAEGADADEVHEAIVTMPHYFEPYDVTVHFITGEELARDHTGMPHGGFVLRSGETGESNRQLIEFGLTLGDNPGFTASVLVAYARATHRLAASGRHGALTLFDVPPGLLSPRSAAELRADLL is encoded by the coding sequence GTGAGCGAGACCATCCGCATCGGCATCGCGGGATACGGCAACCTCGGCCGCGGCGTGGAGGCCGCGCTCGCGCAGAACCCGGATATGTCCTTGGTGGGGGTTTTCACCCGCCGCGATCCGGCCACTGTGCGCGCGCAGCGATCCCAGACCCAGGTATTCGCCTGGGACACCCTGAGCTCGCGTACCGAGGACATCGACGTCCTCATCCTCTGCGGGGGCTCCAAGGAGGACCTGCCGGTGCAGGGACCGGAGCTGGCCGGCTCGTTCAACACCGTGGACTCCTACGACACGCACGCGCAGATCCCGGAGTACTTCGCCGCCGTCGACGCCCGCGCCCAGGCGGCTGGCACCACCGCGCTGATCTCCACCGGTTGGGACCCGGGCCTGTTCTCCCTGAACCGGATGTTCGGCGAGGCGATCCTGCCGGCTGGGCAGACCTACACGTTCTGGGGTCGGGGGGTGAGCCAGGGCCACTCGGACGCCCTGCGCCGCGTGCCCGGGGTCGCGGCCGGCGTGCAGTACACCCTGCCGGCGGCCGAGGCGGTGGACGCGGTGCGCCGCGGCGAGAACCCGGACCTGCCCACCCGGGAGGCGCACACCCGGGAGTGCTTCGTCGTGCTCGCCGAGGGCGCCGACGCCGATGAGGTGCACGAGGCGATCGTGACCATGCCGCACTACTTTGAGCCGTATGACGTCACCGTGCACTTCATCACCGGCGAGGAGCTCGCCCGGGACCACACCGGGATGCCGCACGGTGGGTTCGTGCTGCGCAGCGGTGAGACCGGCGAGAGCAATCGGCAGCTGATCGAGTTCGGCCTCACCCTGGGGGACAACCCCGGCTTCACCGCCAGTGTGCTGGTCGCCTATGCCCGCGCCACCCACCGGCTCGCCGCCTCCGGCCGGCACGGGGCGCTCACCTTGTTCGACGTCCCGCCCGGGCTGCTCTCGCCCCGTTCGGCAGCGGAGCTGAGAGCAGACCTGCTCTGA